In the Solibacillus sp. FSL K6-1523 genome, one interval contains:
- a CDS encoding (Fe-S)-binding protein: MNVSLFATCIVDMFQSNVGKSTVELLERLGCTVSFPKGQTCCGQPAYNSGYVNASKDTMKNTIRVFENAEVIVCPSGSCAYMLKEYVHIFEDEPIWQERARRIADKTYELTQFIVEVLGIEDVGAKLSGTATYHPSCHMTRLLKVQQAPMTLLKNVDGLKMIELPLKENCCGFGGTFSVKMGPISEQMVDEKVASVQQTKAHYLIGADGGCLLNIGGRIERQNLEVKTMHIAEVLNSR; encoded by the coding sequence TTGAATGTTTCTTTGTTTGCAACTTGTATTGTGGATATGTTTCAAAGTAATGTTGGAAAAAGTACGGTTGAGCTTTTGGAGAGGCTCGGCTGTACAGTAAGCTTTCCAAAAGGGCAAACATGCTGTGGTCAGCCAGCCTATAATAGCGGCTATGTGAACGCCTCTAAAGATACAATGAAAAATACGATTCGTGTTTTTGAAAATGCTGAAGTAATCGTCTGCCCATCTGGTTCTTGCGCATACATGTTAAAAGAATATGTGCATATTTTTGAAGATGAGCCCATTTGGCAAGAACGTGCTAGGCGTATTGCCGATAAAACATACGAACTTACGCAATTTATTGTTGAAGTACTCGGAATTGAAGATGTCGGGGCAAAATTAAGTGGCACTGCCACGTACCATCCATCTTGCCATATGACACGCCTTCTTAAAGTACAGCAAGCACCTATGACATTACTTAAAAACGTCGATGGGTTAAAAATGATTGAACTCCCACTAAAAGAAAACTGTTGTGGATTTGGCGGGACCTTTTCTGTCAAAATGGGGCCAATTTCTGAACAAATGGTTGATGAAAAGGTTGCCTCTGTGCAGCAAACAAAAGCGCACTATTTAATCGGAGCAGATGGTGGTTGCTTACTAAATATCGGTGGTCGTATTGAACGACAAAACCTCGAAGTGAAAACAATGCATATTGCAGAAGTATTAAATAGTAGATGA
- a CDS encoding MFS transporter, producing MSTTMVKESNPIYPVMVAIGVCHLINDTMQAVIPAMFPLLERDLGLTFTQLGMITFVLNIFASLLQPAVGFMTDKKPFPYALPLGMISSFIGLSLLIVVNEYWMILMSVIFLGIGSAIFHPEGSRVSFMAAGNKRGLAQSIYQVGGNTGQALAPLLSAFIILPFGMNGVSLVLIFTAIGIFMLTKIAAWYKRQLEAEKLSKVKKVLVSSLPKLTKKQVGIALSLLLVIIFARSFYVTNITSFYVFYLIEQYGIKVEFGQLLIFLFMAFGVVGTFFGGPLSDRIGRKNAILISVIGPIPLCIALPFLPIAFVAVFLIAIGALIMISFTVTVVYAQELVPSKIGTMAGLTVGVAFGMGAIGSVAIGSFMDLFGIRPTMIAISILPLLLLVAFLLPKDKVAH from the coding sequence ATGTCTACCACAATGGTAAAAGAGTCCAATCCCATTTATCCTGTCATGGTAGCGATAGGTGTCTGTCATTTAATTAACGATACAATGCAAGCAGTGATTCCAGCGATGTTCCCGCTACTAGAGAGAGATTTAGGGCTAACGTTTACACAGCTAGGGATGATTACCTTTGTGCTAAATATATTTGCAAGTCTATTGCAACCAGCAGTCGGTTTTATGACGGATAAAAAGCCGTTCCCTTATGCGTTGCCTTTAGGAATGATCAGCTCATTTATTGGCTTGTCGCTTTTAATTGTTGTTAATGAATATTGGATGATTTTAATGTCTGTTATTTTTTTAGGCATTGGTTCAGCGATTTTCCATCCAGAAGGTTCTCGCGTATCATTCATGGCAGCGGGGAATAAACGCGGTCTTGCACAGTCCATTTATCAAGTAGGTGGCAATACTGGGCAAGCATTAGCACCGTTATTAAGTGCATTTATCATTTTGCCGTTTGGAATGAATGGTGTATCGCTTGTTCTAATATTTACTGCAATTGGCATATTTATGTTAACAAAAATTGCAGCATGGTATAAACGTCAACTTGAAGCAGAAAAGCTATCAAAAGTGAAGAAAGTGCTTGTATCTTCTTTGCCAAAGTTAACGAAAAAGCAAGTTGGCATTGCGCTAAGTTTATTGCTCGTTATTATTTTTGCACGTTCATTTTATGTTACGAATATAACAAGTTTCTATGTGTTTTATTTAATTGAACAATACGGGATTAAAGTAGAATTTGGGCAATTATTAATATTCTTATTCATGGCTTTTGGTGTAGTCGGTACATTTTTCGGCGGACCATTATCGGATCGCATCGGTCGAAAAAATGCGATTTTAATTTCAGTTATAGGACCGATTCCACTGTGTATCGCATTACCATTTTTACCGATTGCATTTGTCGCAGTGTTTTTAATCGCGATAGGGGCACTTATTATGATTAGCTTCACGGTAACGGTTGTCTATGCACAGGAGCTTGTGCCATCTAAAATTGGGACAATGGCGGGTCTGACAGTTGGTGTAGCTTTTGGTATGGGGGCAATTGGCTCTGTCGCGATAGGGAGCTTTATGGACCTGTTCGGCATTCGTCCTACGATGATTGCCATTTCCATATTACCGCTGCTGTTACTTGTAGCGTTTTTATTGCCAAAAGATAAAGTGGCGCATTAA
- a CDS encoding Na+/H+ antiporter subunit A — MLPFIAAALIPFIYRRFKNVHLGWFVLVVPAVLFTLLASYIPRVANGETFVKTYEWIPTFGINITTYLDGLSMIFSLLITGVGSLVILYSIFYLSTKESLHHFYCYLLLFMGAMLGVVLSDNLMVLYVFWELTSVSSFLLIAFWHHRKASRAGARKAMIITVSGGVAMLAGFLMLYVASGTFSIREIIANLEVVQASALFVPAMLLVLLGAFTKSAQFPFHIWLPDAMEAPTPVSAYLHSATMVKAGIYLVARTTPIFGGHEIWFWTVSGVGILTLFWGSFNAVRQYDLKALLAYSTISQLGLIMSLFGLGSAALHLGYSTSSVIYTQATFAALFHLINHSTFKGALFMMVGIVDHEVGTRDIRRLGGLMALMPFTFTIAVIGSFSMAGLPPFNGFLSKEMFFAATVNIMQLNIFSLNNFGLIFPVVAWIASIFTFIYCAIIVMRTFFGKIQPDRLEKPPHEAPFGMLISPYILISFIVGIFIFPNVLGHYILQPAMASIYPMFPSSEELTPHIAAWHGSINTELWMTFGVIALGTLLYLSLKKWRPMYQIFPQKYTFNAIYERIIGSGESYSSRITNRYMNGHLSYYFIYIYVFFIAILAGYAVYADVLNWDPSKDSAIESYELILAFVMVFAAGAILFAKQRITVVLLNGVLGYSVAFFFVVFRAPDLALTQLVVESITTALFLLAFKFLPKIQPEKVSNTIKITKAMMSIAVGATVTLIGLAVMNYDKFEPISAYFEDAYNLAGGKNIVNTILGDFRAFDTMLEVVVLFIAGLGVYTLIKLKAKKGDADVESK, encoded by the coding sequence ATGCTCCCATTTATCGCTGCAGCACTAATTCCGTTTATATATAGGCGATTCAAGAATGTTCATCTCGGATGGTTTGTTTTGGTAGTACCTGCTGTTTTATTTACACTTTTAGCTTCATATATCCCTCGAGTTGCAAATGGTGAAACGTTTGTGAAAACATATGAGTGGATCCCCACATTTGGTATTAATATAACGACTTACTTAGATGGTCTGAGTATGATATTCAGCTTACTCATTACTGGTGTAGGTAGTTTGGTTATATTATATTCTATTTTTTATTTATCAACAAAAGAATCACTACATCATTTCTATTGCTATCTATTACTTTTCATGGGCGCTATGCTTGGCGTCGTCCTTTCAGATAACTTAATGGTACTTTATGTATTTTGGGAATTAACAAGTGTTTCTTCGTTTTTACTCATTGCATTTTGGCATCATCGGAAAGCTTCACGGGCAGGTGCACGTAAAGCGATGATTATTACTGTAAGTGGCGGCGTTGCAATGCTTGCAGGCTTTTTAATGTTATATGTTGCTTCGGGTACCTTTAGTATTCGTGAAATTATTGCCAATTTAGAAGTCGTACAAGCGAGTGCATTATTCGTTCCTGCGATGCTTCTAGTATTGCTTGGTGCATTTACAAAATCAGCGCAATTCCCATTCCATATTTGGTTGCCTGATGCAATGGAGGCACCAACGCCTGTTTCTGCTTATTTACATTCCGCTACGATGGTAAAGGCAGGAATTTATTTAGTGGCGCGAACAACACCGATTTTTGGTGGGCATGAAATATGGTTTTGGACAGTGAGTGGCGTCGGGATTTTGACATTATTCTGGGGCTCATTTAATGCAGTAAGGCAATATGATTTAAAGGCTTTGCTTGCGTATTCAACGATTAGTCAGCTCGGTTTGATCATGAGTTTATTTGGACTTGGTTCGGCCGCATTGCACTTAGGTTATTCTACAAGTTCGGTCATTTACACACAGGCAACATTTGCTGCACTATTCCATTTAATTAATCATTCTACGTTTAAAGGTGCGCTATTTATGATGGTCGGTATCGTCGATCATGAAGTAGGGACGCGGGATATTCGCCGGTTGGGTGGATTAATGGCGCTCATGCCGTTTACATTTACAATTGCTGTTATTGGCAGTTTTTCAATGGCAGGTTTACCACCATTTAATGGTTTCTTAAGTAAGGAAATGTTTTTCGCTGCTACTGTGAATATTATGCAGTTAAATATTTTCTCACTTAATAATTTCGGTTTGATTTTCCCGGTTGTTGCATGGATTGCAAGTATTTTTACATTCATATATTGTGCGATTATTGTGATGCGTACATTCTTTGGCAAAATTCAGCCAGATCGTTTGGAAAAGCCACCACATGAGGCACCGTTTGGGATGTTAATTTCTCCTTATATTTTAATTTCATTTATTGTTGGAATTTTTATTTTCCCAAACGTATTAGGGCATTATATTTTACAGCCTGCGATGGCGAGTATTTATCCGATGTTTCCTTCGAGTGAAGAGCTTACACCGCATATCGCAGCGTGGCACGGTTCTATTAATACAGAACTATGGATGACATTTGGTGTCATTGCACTCGGAACGTTACTTTATCTTTCGCTTAAAAAGTGGCGTCCGATGTATCAAATATTCCCACAAAAATATACATTTAATGCGATATATGAACGAATTATTGGCTCTGGGGAAAGTTATTCAAGCCGTATTACCAACCGTTATATGAACGGGCATCTATCATATTATTTCATCTATATTTATGTATTTTTTATTGCCATTTTAGCGGGATACGCAGTGTATGCCGATGTGCTAAATTGGGATCCTTCAAAAGATTCAGCAATTGAATCGTATGAGCTAATATTGGCATTTGTAATGGTATTTGCAGCTGGTGCAATTTTATTTGCCAAGCAACGGATTACAGTTGTTTTGCTAAATGGTGTACTTGGCTATTCTGTTGCGTTTTTCTTTGTTGTGTTTCGAGCGCCAGATTTGGCATTAACACAGCTTGTTGTAGAGTCGATTACGACAGCGCTATTTTTACTAGCGTTTAAATTTTTACCAAAAATTCAGCCTGAAAAGGTGTCCAATACAATCAAAATAACAAAAGCGATGATGTCGATTGCAGTAGGTGCAACCGTAACACTCATTGGTTTAGCAGTGATGAATTATGATAAATTCGAACCCATTTCGGCGTATTTTGAGGACGCCTATAATTTAGCAGGTGGGAAAAACATCGTCAATACGATTTTAGGTGATTTCCGTGCGTTTGATACGATGCTAGAAGTGGTCGTATTATTTATCGCAGGGCTTGGCGTCTACACACTCATTAAGCTTAAAGCGAAAAAGGGGGATGCAGACGTTGAAAGTAAATGA
- a CDS encoding LutC/YkgG family protein, translating into MIQNREAFLQTIATQLGHSKPSLMKPERNWKHLPQHEVLKEASADELVEILVEHCANIHTTVKICSQSTLKQTLEETFATYNNGQIIYSDDARFEQLQIESFIAAQQSFKWDPTQGDTNIEIAERANIGLVISDITLAESATIMLQSSAKRGRTLSFLPENSIAIIPKSSIVPRMTQAAEFLRKQSTVASCVSFITGPSNSADIEMNLVVGVHGPVRMTYIIVEDF; encoded by the coding sequence ATGATTCAAAACCGTGAAGCCTTTTTGCAAACGATTGCAACACAGTTAGGCCATTCTAAGCCTTCTCTCATGAAGCCTGAACGTAATTGGAAGCACCTACCTCAGCATGAAGTACTGAAGGAGGCCTCTGCAGATGAACTTGTTGAAATATTAGTAGAGCATTGCGCTAATATTCATACGACCGTTAAAATTTGTTCACAATCGACCTTGAAGCAGACACTTGAAGAAACCTTTGCTACATATAATAACGGACAAATTATTTATAGTGATGATGCCCGTTTTGAGCAGCTTCAAATCGAATCTTTTATTGCTGCACAGCAAAGCTTCAAATGGGACCCTACTCAAGGTGACACGAACATCGAAATTGCGGAGCGTGCGAATATCGGTCTCGTTATTAGCGATATCACATTAGCCGAATCCGCAACGATTATGCTACAATCTTCTGCAAAGCGCGGCCGGACCTTATCATTTTTACCCGAAAACTCGATTGCCATTATACCGAAAAGTAGCATCGTACCACGCATGACACAAGCCGCCGAGTTTTTACGCAAACAAAGCACTGTCGCTTCTTGCGTTAGCTTTATTACGGGTCCGAGCAATTCAGCAGATATTGAAATGAATTTAGTCGTTGGCGTGCATGGACCGGTGCGTATGACGTATATTATCGTGGAAGACTTCTAA
- a CDS encoding FadR/GntR family transcriptional regulator encodes MHYKKIKPQKLYEQVANIIEQKIISKEFLPGDKLDSVEQLAKNFEVGRSAIREALTSLQARGIIEIRQGEGTYVRKITAEDITLNIPHYATFSEQDLKQIFEVRKILELGVIENAATRRTETQLQRMQQAIEHMHQALLDTEASSVADMQFHATIADSANNPLLVSMLQNVSIPIATQIKHTRELLVQSNTNALMQLHDEHVEIYEAVKIGDPISARNAMERHLRTVENLLFK; translated from the coding sequence ATGCACTATAAAAAAATAAAACCACAAAAGTTATACGAGCAAGTTGCTAATATAATCGAACAAAAAATTATAAGCAAAGAATTTTTACCTGGAGATAAATTAGATTCTGTGGAACAGCTTGCAAAAAATTTTGAAGTGGGACGTTCCGCTATTCGTGAAGCATTAACTTCCCTTCAAGCACGAGGTATCATTGAAATTCGACAAGGAGAGGGGACGTATGTGCGCAAAATTACTGCTGAAGATATTACATTAAACATTCCACATTATGCCACATTTTCTGAACAAGATTTAAAGCAAATATTTGAAGTACGCAAAATTTTAGAGCTCGGTGTCATCGAAAATGCAGCCACTCGTCGAACAGAAACGCAGCTCCAACGAATGCAGCAAGCAATTGAGCACATGCATCAAGCGTTACTTGATACAGAAGCTAGTAGTGTTGCTGATATGCAATTTCATGCAACAATTGCAGATTCAGCAAATAACCCTTTGCTTGTATCCATGTTACAAAATGTATCAATACCGATCGCAACACAAATTAAACATACACGTGAGTTACTTGTACAATCCAATACAAATGCGTTAATGCAATTACACGATGAACATGTTGAGATTTATGAGGCCGTAAAAATCGGTGATCCCATTTCTGCAAGGAACGCGATGGAGCGCCATTTACGTACTGTAGAAAACTTACTTTTTAAGTAA
- a CDS encoding LutB/LldF family L-lactate oxidation iron-sulfur protein, which yields MAMKISKDKFKERLSVNLNNDFMRGAVSSAQDRLQTRRSAVIEALDWEEWRNHGEEIRQHVLEHLDYYLYELSENVAARGGHVFFAKTAEEATDYITNIAKQKQAKKIVKSKSMVTEEINLNAHLEELGCEVIETDLGEYILQLDDHDPPSHIVAPALHKNKEQIRDIFEEKIGYTASSQPEELAQHARQILRQDYLTADIGITGCNFAVAETGSVCLVTNEGNADLVAALPKTLISVMGMERLVPTFEEMEVLVSMLTRSAVGQKLTSYITVLTGIQEELDVDGPEEFHLVIVDNGRSSILGGEFQSILQCIRCAACVNACPVYRHVGGHTYGSIYSGPIGAVLSPLLGGYDDYKELPYASTLCGACTDVCPVKIPLHQLLHKHREVIVEREGRAPISESLLMQAFGMGTSSQSIYRFGSKLASTAMKPFTSNDKISSGPGLLKNWTDIRDLPSPKKERFRDWFDTHSKGGEHK from the coding sequence ATGGCAATGAAAATTAGTAAAGACAAATTCAAAGAACGGCTTTCAGTGAATTTAAATAATGATTTTATGCGTGGTGCCGTCTCTTCTGCTCAAGATCGCCTTCAAACGAGACGTAGTGCTGTAATTGAAGCATTAGATTGGGAAGAATGGCGCAATCACGGGGAAGAAATTCGCCAGCATGTACTCGAACATTTAGACTACTATTTATATGAACTAAGTGAAAATGTTGCAGCTCGTGGCGGTCATGTGTTTTTTGCCAAAACAGCGGAAGAAGCAACGGACTATATTACGAACATCGCAAAGCAAAAACAAGCTAAAAAAATCGTCAAATCGAAATCAATGGTAACAGAAGAAATTAACTTAAATGCGCATTTAGAAGAGCTTGGCTGCGAAGTCATTGAAACGGATTTAGGGGAATATATTTTACAGCTTGACGACCATGATCCCCCATCCCATATCGTAGCCCCTGCTCTCCATAAAAATAAAGAACAAATTCGAGATATTTTTGAAGAAAAGATTGGCTACACTGCTTCTTCTCAACCAGAAGAATTAGCACAGCATGCACGTCAAATATTACGCCAAGATTATTTAACCGCAGATATCGGCATTACAGGTTGTAATTTTGCTGTTGCTGAAACAGGCTCGGTTTGTTTAGTTACAAACGAAGGGAATGCAGATCTTGTAGCGGCTCTCCCGAAAACACTTATTTCAGTGATGGGCATGGAGCGATTAGTACCTACATTTGAAGAAATGGAAGTATTAGTTAGCATGCTTACACGCAGTGCGGTTGGCCAAAAGCTGACGAGCTATATTACCGTGCTAACGGGTATTCAAGAAGAGCTTGATGTTGATGGACCAGAAGAATTTCATTTAGTTATTGTTGATAACGGACGCTCATCCATTTTAGGTGGCGAGTTCCAATCTATTTTGCAATGCATTCGTTGTGCCGCGTGTGTAAATGCATGTCCAGTATACCGTCATGTAGGTGGTCATACTTACGGCTCCATTTACTCCGGTCCAATTGGTGCCGTGCTCTCTCCGTTACTTGGTGGCTATGATGATTATAAGGAATTACCTTATGCATCAACACTTTGTGGTGCTTGTACTGATGTTTGTCCAGTTAAAATTCCGCTACATCAGCTACTGCATAAGCACCGTGAAGTAATTGTTGAACGTGAAGGACGTGCACCTATAAGCGAAAGTTTATTAATGCAGGCATTTGGTATGGGTACCTCTTCGCAATCGATTTATCGTTTTGGCTCAAAGCTTGCGTCTACTGCGATGAAGCCTTTTACATCCAATGATAAAATTTCTAGTGGTCCTGGTTTACTCAAAAATTGGACAGATATTCGCGATTTACCCTCTCCGAAAAAGGAGCGTTTTCGTGATTGGTTTGACACGCATAGTAAAGGGGGCGAACATAAATGA
- a CDS encoding universal stress protein, translated as MKHIRGRMDESILVCVYYGQNGERLIRRGHKLATLLDCPLYVLTVDPQPLDDFDAERSSYIEQWGQLAKDLEIEEFIIKDNERRPIQKVISEVARNCDITQIIVGQSAQSRWEEITKGSFLNVLLKEVPFVDFHIVSVKRPSEDELIDIYEKGVRTYLVEDSESFKVAFTCPKIISIEGIFFKEIGTDFDNGIFKFTYDQTMHEVNITEGIVTNPERIPHACRPVNG; from the coding sequence ATGAAACATATTAGAGGCCGGATGGATGAAAGTATTTTAGTTTGTGTATATTATGGACAAAATGGAGAACGTTTAATACGCAGAGGACATAAACTAGCCACTTTACTAGATTGTCCGCTTTATGTTTTAACGGTCGATCCGCAACCACTGGATGACTTCGATGCAGAAAGATCAAGCTACATCGAACAGTGGGGGCAATTAGCGAAAGATTTAGAAATAGAGGAATTCATCATTAAGGATAATGAGCGTCGACCAATTCAAAAGGTGATCTCTGAAGTAGCGAGAAACTGCGATATTACACAAATTATCGTCGGACAAAGCGCACAAAGTCGCTGGGAGGAAATTACGAAAGGCTCCTTCTTAAACGTGTTATTAAAAGAAGTGCCATTTGTTGATTTTCATATCGTTTCAGTGAAGCGCCCTTCTGAGGATGAATTAATCGATATATACGAAAAAGGTGTGCGTACTTACTTAGTAGAAGATTCAGAAAGCTTTAAAGTTGCTTTCACTTGTCCTAAAATTATTTCTATTGAAGGTATTTTCTTTAAAGAGATTGGCACCGACTTCGATAACGGGATATTTAAATTTACGTATGACCAAACAATGCATGAAGTGAATATTACAGAAGGAATCGTCACAAACCCTGAGCGTATCCCACATGCCTGTCGCCCAGTGAACGGCTAG